Proteins co-encoded in one Cercospora beticola chromosome 7, complete sequence genomic window:
- a CDS encoding uncharacterized protein (BUSCO:EOG092608C4~MEROPS:MER0042827), which produces MTTTQSDGAYLALPGASALSKFRRDRLISQIGAKDLQAIWVHYISSHRTLTNEEHQVLQQLLEYDSYPEQGELYDALQGAVNHGKSPADANIKLFYVSPRAGTISPWSSKATNIAHVCGIETAVKRVERGILYAAKFEQAPEDGSIPSPDSLHDRMTDNLATHPPDLDAMFAQAAPAPLTRVDLLHNSAGPEAALREANKTLGLALDESEINYLIDAYTKDLQRNPTDVELFMFAQVNSEHCRHKQFNAQWTIDGKVMDHSLFQMIRNTHRVNPDFVLSAYSDNAAVMQGYPGSQWAPDQLTGEWKQTKEDVHYLGKVETHNHPTAVSPYPGAATGSGGEIRDEGAVGRGSKPKTGLTGFSVSDLHIPGHGQPWELDIGKPGHLASSLDIMLEAPIGSAAFNNEFGRPSTTGYFRTLSMKVPVDENTTEVRGYHKPIMIAGGVGTVRPGNEIKRKEDVSPGAHMVVLGGPAMLIGLGGGAASSIQSGEGSVDLDFASVQRGNAEVERRAQEVINTCASLGSESPIQFIHDVGAGGLSNALPELAHDSGYGAKFELREVDNADPSLSPLQIWCCEAQERYVMAIAPNKLEAFRKICKRERCGYSVVGQATKEQRLILMDRDSKEEPLPIDLPMSTLFGKPPKMSRVVDSRKLKLPAFDSSLSSYIPTSPTKAQDVLPYAVDRVLALPSVGSKSFLITIGDRTVGGLTVRDQMVGPWQTPVADVSVTATSLTPGITTGEAMAMGEKPTLALISAAASARMAVAESLLNIAAASIPNRLKRIRLSANWMAASSHPGEGAALYEAVEAIGMELCPELGISIPVGKDSMSMKTKWEDKEVTAPLSLVVTAFAPVNDLSSTWTPTLARYEDVGETLLMFVDLAGGKKALGGSALAQVFGQIGNTAPDVHDVDYIKDFYHAVEQLHETDIVLAYHDRSDGGLFTTLAEMMFAGRCGLDLMLDRIVKSGRPQDVIETLFNEELGAVFQIRKKDESQFRGVFAPMTPITIASVPKSSRQELAIHYGADCIYRASRSELQQKWHHTSWAMQRLRDNPDCADAEKTNIDDNKNPGLKYKLTFKPEENILPWSTSIAATIKQKPRVAILREQGVNGQAEMAFAFSVAGFSPIDVHMTDILTGRFSLASCVGLAACGGFSYGDVLGAGQGWAKSVLLHEGTRAEFKNFFERKDTFALGVCNGCQFLSRLTELIPGAENWPTFERNVSEQYEARVCMVQVTEKADNYKDPSVFLHGMDGSYLPIVTAHGEGRASFPQSGESSAQNLIDQGLVSMRYVDNYLRPTEAYPYNPNGSPLGITGVRTPDGRVLALMPHPERTILKEVASYLPREEKKEWGDFGPWTRMFKSARRWVG; this is translated from the coding sequence ATGACTACAACACAATCCGACGGCGCATATCTCGCCCTGCCTGGTGCGTCCGCGCTGTCAAAATTTCGCCGCGACAGGCTCATTTCACAAATCGGTGCCAAGGATCTGCAGGCGATATGGGTGCACTATATCTCCTCTCACAGGACTCTGACAAATGAAGAGCACCAAGTTTTGCAGCAGTTGCTCGAGTACGACAGCTATCCAGAGCAAGGAGAGCTGTATGATGCACTTCAAGGAGCGGTCAATCACGGCAAGTCACCCGCCGATGCCAACATCAAGCTCTTTTACGTGAGTCCAAGAGCAGGCACTATCTCGCCATGGAGCTCGAAAGCAACAAACATCGCTCACGTCTGCGGTATTGAAACCGCTGTCAAGAGAGTGGAACGTGGCATTCTCTATGCTGCCAAATTCGAGCAGGCTCCGGAGGATGGCTCTATTCCCAGCCCAGACTCATTGCACGATCGCATGACTGACAACCTCGCAACGCATCCACCCGACCTCGACGCGATGTTTGCTcaagctgctcctgctccgctGACAAGGGTCGACTTGTTGCACAATTCCGCAGGGCCCGAGGCTGCACTCCGCGAGGCCAACAAGACGCTCGGCCTTGCTCTAGATGAGTCTGAGATCAACTATCTGATCGATGCCTACACCAAGGACTTGCAGCGAAATCCAACAGACGTCGAGTTGTTCATGTTTGCTCAGGTGAACTCCGAGCATTGTCGGCATAAGCAATTCAATGCTCAATGGACTATCGATGGCAAGGTCATGGACCACAGTCTGTTCCAGATGATCCGCAACACCCACAGAGTCAACCCAGATTTCGTCCTGTCGGCATATAGCGACAACGCTGCTGTCATGCAAGGATATCCGGGCAGTCAATGGGCCCCGGATCAGCTGACCGGAGAGTGGAAGCAGACCAAAGAAGATGTCCATTACCTGGGCAAAGTGGAGACTCACAACCATCCGACAGCTGTGTCTCCCTACCCGGGAGCTGCTACTGGCTCTGGAGGCGAAATCAGAGACGAGGGCGCAGTCGGTAGAGGCTCGAAGCCAAAGACTGGTCTGACCGGCTTCAGCGTTTCAGATTTGCACATTCCTGGTCATGGGCAGCCATGGGAGCTTGACATCGGCAAGCCAGGACATTTAGCAAGCAGTCTCGATATTATGCTCGAGGCTCCCATTGGAAGTGCAGCTTTCAACAATGAGTTCGGCCGGCCGAGCACGACTGGATACTTCCGTACTCTGTCTATGAAGGTGCCTGTGGACGAGAACACAACCGAGGTGCGCGGTTATCATAAGCCTATTATGATCGCAGGTGGTGTCGGAACAGTGCGACCAGGAAACGAGATCAAGAGGAAAGAAGATGTCAGCCCTGGTGCACATATGGTCGTACTTGGTGGCCCGGCCATGCTCATCGGacttggtggtggtgcggcCTCCAGCATACAGTCCGGAGAAGGCAGCGTTGATCTGGATTTTGCAAGTGTGCAGCGTGGAAATGCTGAAGTGGAGAGGCGAGCTCAAGAAGTCATCAACACATGTGCCTCGCTCGGATCGGAGAGCCCAATCCAATTCATTCACGATGTCGGTGCTGGTGGCTTGTCCAACGCGCTGCCAGAGCTGGCCCATGACTCCGGCTATGGTGCTAAATTCGAGTTGAGAGAAGTTGACAACGCCGACCCGAGTTTGAGCCCTCTGCAGATCTGGTGCTGCGAAGCCCAAGAACGATATGTCATGGCCATCGCACCTAACAAACTTGAGGCATTCAGAAAGATCTGCAAGCGCGAACGATGCGGATACTCTGTGGTCGGACAAGCTACCAAAGAGCAACGACTGATCTTGATGGATCGAGACTCCAAAGAGGAGCCTCTACCTATCGATCTGCCAATGTCGACACTGTTCGGAAAGCCGCCCAAGATGTCGAGGGTTGTCGACTCACGCAAGCTCAAACTCCCTGCGTTCGACAGCAGTCTCTCATCGTATATTCCTACATCGCCAACAAAGGCGCAAGATGTCCTGCCATATGCTGTCGACCGCGTCTTGGCACTACCATCTGTTGGGTCAAAATCCTTCCTCATCACGATTGGAGATCGAACAGTTGGTGGATTGACTGTTCGGGACCAGATGGTTGGGCCGTGGCAAACACCAGTTGCTGATGTGTCTGTCACAGCAACATCTCTCACCCCAGGCATCACCACTGGTGAGGCCATGGCCATGGGCGAGAAGCCTACTCTTGCATTGATCTCGGCGGCCGCATCTGCACGcatggcagtggcagagtCTCTGCTCAAcatcgcagctgcaagcATCCCCAACAGACTGAAGCGCATTCGCCTTTCAGCCAACTGGATGGCAGCTAGTAGTCATCCAGGTGAAGGCGCTGCCTTGTACGAGGCTGTTGAGGCTATTGGTATGGAGCTGTGCCCTGAGCTCGGTATCAGCATCCCTGTCGGCAAGGACTCCatgtcgatgaagacgaagtggGAGGACAAAGAAGTTACTGCACCACTTTCGCTGGTGGTCACGGCCTTTGCGCCAGTGAACGACCTGAGCAGCACATGGACCCCAACACTGGCACGCTACGAAGACGTTGGCGAGACTCTTCTGATGTTTGTCGACCTGGCTGGGGGCAAGAAGGCACTTGGTGGCTCCGCTCTTGCACAGGTCTTTGGTCAAATTGGCAACACTGCTCCAGATGTTCACGATGTGGACTATATCAAGGACTTCTACCATGCCGTCGAGCAACTGCACGAGACCGACATCGTGCTTGCCTACCACGATCGCTCAGATGGTGGTCTGTTCACAACGCTTGCGGAAATGATGTTCGCGGGCCGCTGCGGTTTGGATCTCATGCTCGACCGCATCGTCAAATCGGGAAGGCCGCAAGATGTAATCGAGACACTCTTCAACGAGGAATTGGGCGCGGTATTCCAGATCCGCAAGAAGGATGAGAGTCAGTTCCGTGGCGTGTTCGCGCCCATGACACCCATCACCATTGCCTCTGTCCCCAAGTCTTCCCGACAAGAGCTCGCCATCCACTACGGAGCAGATTGCATTTATCGAGCTTCAAGATCAGAGCTACAACAGAAGTGGCACCACACTTCTTGGGCGATGCAGCGCCTGCGTGACAACCCAGACTGTGCCGACGCCGAAAAGACCAACATTGACGACAACAAGAATCCCGGCCTGAAGTACAAGCTCACCTTCAAGCCCGAAGAGAACATCCTGCCTTGGTCCACATCCATCGCAGCGACCATCAAACAGAAACCCCGCGTCGCCATTCTCCGTGAGCAAGGCGTCAACGGCCAAGCAGAAAtggccttcgccttctccgtcGCAGGTTTCAGCCCCATCGACGTACACATGACCGACATCCTCACCGGTCGCTTCTCCCTCGCCTCATGCGTCGGCCTCGCTGCCTGCGGTGGTTTCAGCTACGGCGACGTCCTCGGTGCCGGCCAAGGCTGGGCGAAATCCGTTCTCCTCCACGAAGGTACACGCGCCGAATtcaagaacttcttcgagCGCAAAGATACTTTCGCCTTGGGAGTCTGCAATGGCTGTCAATTCCTCTCTCGCTTGACAGAACTTATCCCCGGCGCGGAGAATTGGCCAACGTTCGAACGGAATGTGAGCGAACAGTATGAAGCTCGTGTTTGTATGGTGCAAGTCACGGAGAAAGCGGACAATTACAAGGATCCTTCTGTTTTCCTTCACGGCATGGATGGTTCGTACTTGCCTATTGTGACTGCACATGGTGAAGGTCGCGCTTCGTTCCCGCAATCGGGAGAGTCTTCTGCGCAGAATTTGATTGATCAGGGACTCGTTTCGATGCGGTATGTGGACAACTATCTGCGACCAACGGAGGCTTACCCATACAACCCGAACGGATCTCCATTGGGAATCACAGGCGTCAGAACACCGGACGGTAGGGTCTTGGCTTTGATGCCGCATCCAGAGAGAACGATTCTGAAGGAAGTGGCGAGCTACTTGCCacgagaggagaagaaggaatgggGAGATTTTGGTCCTTGGACGAGAATGTTCAAGAGTGCCAGACGCTGGGTGGGATAA
- a CDS encoding uncharacterized protein (BUSCO:EOG09263GSR): MEQNGAESSDAPSRAVAPIYHVPPQRIVAVEHPCIVHNFDKGFKSLGGEAQLKHVLEHHVGDSKLSNKQNELPEPTAGVSLRPGDPFAKKLTSSGISTRNVLVKVTLPKRTGRKRKRGSNAPFTDSGRSTTDSTSITAPQLLSRLRDNKGKYRIEAVGMLRETHRFRTLPDFQMRSAGLPVMQELREHVLTPDYDRLTRFSVDLSPFAYRGEYPGPPNFTSYDMPHKYEYHQAAGVIFVQDDDGQIKSRNIAAPVKRVTWGLPPDIDEVPQGPPLELPRKSPGGEMLPRTVAALQKILDEDRPLVTKRVALNSMPPISESIFKEATQYVGYSFKAGPWRDSLIKYGVDPRKDPKYRHYQTLMFQVDAHAFKDSTASERPSWKQNETNTTWARPLRHTKDAPSTHVFDGKNITANGKTWQTIDVVDPVVYKLLQTEDLPTECDVYQWGWYHNGTMAKVRTIMKDKMRYLFAKQEPPHADYEVIARLPDKLTKENIKDAVLSPREYNNHCMLMATEVRNIVKSGDGQCARSAKNMWERRAKGLSADNEDKDESDGDNDPNEDLRNIDIGNSGEGDFEEDFQIDPALQAEDSRGGKRKQKT, translated from the exons ATGGAACAAAATGGTGCTGAAAGTAGCGATGCGCCAAGCCGCGCAGTCGCGCCCATATATCATGTACCTCCTCAGCGCATCGTAGCCGTAGAACACCCATGCATCGTGCACAATTTCGACAAAGGCTTCAAGTCGCTCGGCGGAGAGGCGCAGCTCAAGCAT GTCCTCGAGCATCATGTGGGCGACTCGAAACTGAGCAACAAGCAAAATGAACTCCCAGAACCCACGGCCGGTGTTTCGCTGCGGCCAGGCGATCCATTCGCGAAGAAGCTGACCTCTTCCGGCATCTCGACGAGGAATGTGCTCGTCAAGGTCACGCTTCCAAAGAGAACTGGACGCAAGCGCAAGCGTGGCTCAAATGCGCCTTTCACAGACTCGGGCCGGTCTACGACCGACTCCACGAGCATCACCGCGCCTCAACTGCTCAGTAGATTGCGCGACAACAAGGGCAAGTATCGTATTGAAGCCGTAGGCATGCTTCGCGAGACACACCGGTTCCGCACGCTACCAGACTTCCAAATGCGCAGTGCAGGCCTGCCAGTCATGCAAGAATTGAGAGAGCATGTTCTGACGCCTGACTACGATCGTCTGACCAGGTTCAGCGTAGACCTCTCGCCATTCGCATATCGAGGGGAGTATCCTGGGCCGCCCAATTTCACCAGCTACGATATGCCTCACAAGTACGAGTACCACCAGGCTGCAGGTGTCATATTCGTGCAGGATGACGATGGCCAGATCAAGTCCAGGAACATTGCGGCACCGGTGAAGCGAGTCACTTGGGGCCTGCCGCCAGACATTGATGAGGTTCCTCAAGGTCCCCCACTCGAATTGCCGAGAAAAAGTCCTGGCGGCGAGATGCTGCCTCGCACTGTCGCAGCATTGCAGAAGATACTGGACGAGGATCGTCCCTTGGTCACAAAACGCGTTGCTCTCAACTCGATGCCACCAATCAGTGAAAGCATCTTCAAGGAAGCCACGCAGTATGTGGGCTACAGCTTCAAAGCCGGACCATGGCGTGACAGTCTCATCAAATACGGAGTGGACCCTCGGAAGGACCCCAAATACCGCCACTACCAGACGCTCATGTTCCAAGTCGATGCGCACGCCTTCAAAGACTCTACTGCCAGCGAACGTCCGTCATGGAAGCAAAACGAGACGAACACCACATGGGCTAGACCCCTGCGGCATACGAAGGACGCACCATCGACACACGTCTTCGATGGAAAGAACATTACAGCGAACGGCAAGACATGGCAGACAATCGATGTCGTTGATCCTGTAGTATACAAGCTTCTCCAGACTGAAGACCTGCCGACCGAATGTGACGTCTACCAATGGGGCTGGTACCACAACGGCACCATGGCCAAAGTTCGCACAATCATGAAAGACAAGATGAGATATCTGTTCGCGAAACAAGAACCACCACACGCAGACTATGAAGTCATTGCGCGGTTGCCCGACAAGCTCACCAAGGAGAATATTAAAGATGCTGTATTGAGTCCTCGAGAATACAACAACCACTGCATGCTCATGGCGACAGAAGTGAGGAACATTGTCAAATCTGGCGATGGCCAGTGCGCCCGAAGTGCAAAGAATATGTGGGAACGTAGAGCGAAAGGTCTGAGTGCAGACAACGAAGACAAGGACGAGAGTGATGGTGACAATGATCCCAACGAAGACCTTCGAAATATCGACATCGGTAATAGTGGCGAAGGCGACTTCGAGGAAGACTTTCAGATCGATCCAGCTTTACAAGCAGAAGATTCTCGCGGCGGGAAGCGCAAGCAAAAAACATAG
- a CDS encoding uncharacterized protein (CAZy:GH92): protein MKSIITGIARLFLLTTITAATTSVQHNYDLVDPLIGSYNGGNVFAGATLPFGMAKSVADVSGQNTAGFSYDGSNVTGFSALHDSGTGGQPSMGNFPLSVQYCDDDQIACKYGAKIDRAVDVVNGSVRAQPGYFTLKLANGMVMETTTTEHTALYRFSAASDQPGPLVLLDLTDLQDSRQNASVSVDPDTGRITGNGTFLPSFGVGSYQAYFCVDFQVADIQDTGIWVNDRAGSEQKELFVNRGYSLFYIQAGAFVRFNAPQSGNLTARMGLSFMSTRQACDNAENEVPDFDFNRVREAATDAWKSKFTGVTIEPGGASASLQKTFFTGIYRTMISPQNYTGENPLWQSSEPYFDSFYCIWDSFRTAFPFLAIYQPDVLSQLTRSLLDTYVHLGWLPDCRMQLCKGYSQGGSNADVVIGDAYIKNISGIDWNLAYKAIVNDAENEPFDWGVNGRGGLVSWKQYGYIPFQDYDYLGFGPSFHSVSRTLEYAYDDFAIAQVAGGLGHDTDYEKYLQRSANWQNLFKADQASFWPNGTDTGFVGFLQPRFANGTWRFQDPMECSPLDSKFCSYSSNPRETFESAIWEYVFYVPQDQAGLIRAVGGKDDFVRRLDYLHETGLLDIGNEPSELTCFQYHYAGRPGLSAKRLHTYIPSSFNSSINGLPGNDDSGAQGSFLAFAMSGLFPVAGQNVYLITPPFFESVSWTSPVTGKIATIRNVNFDVEYENIYIQSAKLDGEEYTRSWIGHEFFLEGGVLELTLGSEESDWGTREEDLPPSASSGGR, encoded by the exons ATGAAGTCAATAATCACAGGCATAGCACGCCTATTCCTGCTTACAACCATCACCGCTGCAACCACTTCTGTGCAGCATAACTACGACCTGGTCGACCCACTCATAGGCTCATACAATGGCGGCAACGTCTTCGCCGGAGCCACTCTGCCCTTCGGCATGGCCAAGTCCGTCGCAGATGTTTCTGGCCAAAATACTGCAGGCTTTAGCTACGACGGGTCCAACGTGACGGGTTTCTCAGCTCTGCATGATTCTGGCACTGGCGGACAACCTAGCATGGGCAACTTTCCATTGTCGGTGCAGTACTGCGACGATGACCAAATTGCCTGCAAATATGGAGCCAAGATCGATCGAGCAGTAGATGTGGTCAATGGAAGTGTTCGAGCGCAGCCTGGATACTTTACGCTGAAGCTTGCCAACGGCATGGTCATGgaaacgacgacgactgaACATACTGCCCTTTACCGTTTTTCTGCTGCGAGCGACCAGCCTGGTCCTCTGGTTTTGTTAGATCTGACAGATCTGCAAGACAGCAGACAGAATGCTTCTGTCAGCGTTGATCCAGATACTGGCCGTATAACGGGAAATGGAACTTTCCTCCCTAGCTTTGGCGTTGGTTCTTACCAGGCTTATTTCTGCGTCGACTTCCAAGTTGCTGATATCCAGGACACGGGCATTTGGGTCAACGATCGCGCAGGCAGTGAGCAGAAAGAGCTGTTTGTAAATCGTGGGTACAGTTTGTTTTACATCCAGGCTGGTGCTTTCGTTCGCTTCAATGCTCCGCAGAGTGGCAATCTCACAGCTCGAATGGGCTTAAGCTTCATGAGCACAAGGCAGGCATGTGATAATGCAGAAAACGAAGTTCCAGATTTCGATTTCAATCGAGTACGGGAAGCTGCTACAGATGCTTGGAAGTCCAAATTTACTGGCGTTACCATTGAACCTGGAGGTGCGTCTGCGTCGCTTCAGAAGACCTTCTTCACTGGGATTTATCGCACAATGATCTCCCCTCAGAACTATACAGGAGAGAATCCGCTATGGCAGAGTAGTGAACCATACTTCGACAGCTTTTACTG CATATGGGATTCGTTTCGAACTGCATTCCCTTTCCTCGCTATCTATCAACCAGATGTATTATCACAGCTCACCCGAAGCCTGCTAGACACTTACGTTCATCTTGGCTGGCTTCCAGACTGCCGCATGCAGCTCTGCAAAGGCTACTCCCAAGGTGGGAGCAACGCGGACGTAGTAATTGGAGACGCCTATATCAAGAACATCAGCGGTATCGACTGGAATTTGGCCTACAAAGCAATCGTCAACGATGCTGAGAACGAACCATTTGACTGGGGCGTGAACGGTCGCGGTGGACTCGTCAGCTGGAAACAGTACGGTTACATTCCCTTCCAAGACTACGACTACCTTGGCTTCGGTCCATCTTTTCACAGCGTCAGCCGTACACTAGAATACGCTTACGACGATTTTGCGATTGCCCAAGTCGCTGGTGGTCTTGGTCACGACACTGATTACGAGAAATACTTGCAGCGCAGCGCGAACTGGCAGAATCTTTTCAAAGCAGATCAAGCTTCTTTCTGGCCCAACGGGACAGATACTGGCTTTGTTGGATTCCTCCAACCACGTTTCGCAAACGGGACCTGGCGCTTCCAGGATCCTATGGAGTGCTCTCCTCTCGATTCGAAATTCTGCAGCTATTCCAGTAATCCTCGCGAAACGTTCGAATCTGCTATCTGGGAATATGTGTTCTACGTCCCACAAGATCAAGCGGGACTGATTCGTGCTGTCGGAGGCAAAGACGATTTCGTTCGCAGGCTGGATTACCTCCACGAAACCGGCCTCCTCGACATCGGCAACGAGCCAAGCGAGCTCACTTGCTTCCAGTACCACTATGCTGGCAGACCAGGACTTTCTGCGAAGAGATTACACACCTACATCCCGAGCTCGTTCAATTCTTCCATCAACGGACTGCCTGGAAACGATGACAGTGGGGCGCAAGGTTCTTTTCTCGCGTTCGCGATGTCTGGATTGTTTCCCGTTGCGGGTCAGAACGTCTATTTGATCACCCCGCCGTTTTTTGAAAGTGTTAGTTGGACTTCACCTGTGACGGGGAAGATTGCGACGATTAGGAATGTTAATTTTGACGTGGAGTACGAGAATATTTATATTCAGAGTGCGAAACTTGATGGGGAGGAGTATACAAGAAGTTGGATCGGGCACGAGTTCTTCTTGGAAGGTGGTGTGCTGGAGTTGACGCTGGGTAGTGAGGAAAGTGATTGGGGAACAAGAGAGGAGGATTTACCGCCAAGTGCTTCGAGTGGTGGGCGATGA
- the PPP2R5D gene encoding Serine/threonine-protein phosphatase 2A 56 kDa regulatory subunit delta isoform (BUSCO:EOG09261T98): MMKGFRQRVQEQLSRAKDREGNKLAKKGSKDNTSGTQSPAGGPSNSQSPAGSAQATPTSSTSNLVDGRNKPQSDAPTQSHPGAPMPGQPASNVASNQGQFSQHGTANANPSNSGPHQQGGPSTPGRLGQLAPSVVISPSAPHVPPPGAAETMPHDLAPPKAGQKSLLFDRLQATPKDTVPEGIRTPKRQHSSRFDISDQRQRELEKLPGFHEVPPNRRQELFMQKLDQCNIIFDFNDASGDMKSKEIKRLALHELLDYVAQNRQVISEPMYPRVVEMFAKNLFRPIPPPMNPQGEAFDPEEDEPVLEVAWPHIQVVYEFFLRFIESQDFNTNYAKQYIDHSFVLQLLELFDSEDPRERDFLKTTLHRIYGKFLNLRSFIRRSINNVFFQFIYETERFNGIAELLEILGSIINGFALPLKEEHKLFLTRVLIPLHKVKSLSMYHPQLAYCIVQFLEKDAALTEEVVLGLLRYWPKVNSTKEVMFLNEVEDIFEVMDPAEFAKVQEPLFNQLAKSVASPHFQVAERALYFWNNEYFCNLVSDNVDVILPIMFAPLYENSKGHWNRTIHGMVYNAMKLFMEVNPQLFDECSHEYTEQQNNAEAVKASRQAKWDRLTQLAESMKQNGHAPAVRPPQAYGNQQSSTRTEDGDPISMERLRLQDDRRAERHTNSVRG; the protein is encoded by the exons ATGATGAAGGGCTTCAGACAGCGCGTG CAAGAACAGCTCTCGCGGGCGAAAGACCGAGAGGGCAACAAGCTCGCGAAGAAGGGCTCCAAAGACAATACTTCTGGCACCCAGTCCCCTGCTGGCGGCCCTTCCAATAGCCAGTCGCCCGCGGGCTCAGCTCAAGCGACGCCGACCTCCTCGACCAGCAACCTGGTGGACGGTCGAAACAAGCCGCAGTCCGATGCGCCCACTCAGTCACACCCAGGCGCGCCAATGCCAGGCCAGCCTGCATCGAACGTAGCCTCCAACCAGGGCCAATTCTCACAGCACGGCACTGCCAATGCGAACCCCTCGAATAGTGGACCGCATCAGCAGGGCGGTCCATCAACTCCGGGACGACTTGGCCAGCTTGCTCCTAGTGTGGTAATATCTCCAAGCGCTCCA CACGTTCCTCCGCCAGGCGCCGCCGAAACGATGCCGCACGACCTCGCCCCGCCCAAAGCTGGACAAAAGAGTCTTCTCTTCGATAGATTACAGGCCACGCCGAAAGACACAGTCCCAGAGGGAATTAGGACACCCAAACGTCAGCATTCCTCACGATTCGACATCTCAGACCAAAGGCAACGCGAGCTTGAGAAGCTACCTGGCTTCCACGAGGTCCCGCCAAATCGCAGACAGGAACTGTTCATGCAAAAGTTGGATCAATGTAACATCATCTTCGATTTCAATGATGCCTCGGGCGACATGAAAAGTAAAGAGATCAAGCGGCTGGCGCTACACGAGCTCTTGGACTACGTCGCGCAGAATCGCCAAGTCATTTCGGAGCCCATGTACCCGAGGGTCGTGGAAATGTTTGCGAAGAACTTGTTCAGACCAATTCCCCCGCCTATGAACCCGCAAGGCGAAGCGTTCGACCCGGAAGAGGATGAGCCAGTGCTCGAAGTCGCCTGGCCACACATCCAGGTTGTCTACgagttcttcttgcgcttcatTGAGAGCCAGGACTTCAACACAAACTATGCGAAGCAGTACATCGATCACAGCTTTGTGTTGCAACTCCTCGAGCTCTTTGATTCAGAGGATCCACGCGAGCGCGACTTCTTGAAGACCACGTTGCACAGGATATATGGCAAATTCCTCAACTTGCGCTCCTTCATCAGACGCAGCATCAACAACGTCTTCTTCCAGTTTATTTACGAGACTGAGCGATTTAATGGAATTGCCGAGCTCCTGGAGATCTTGGGCTCGATCATCAATGGCTTCGCTCTGCCACTGAAGGAAGAGCACAAGCTCTTCTTGACCAGGGTTTTGATCCCTCTGCACAAAGTCAAAAGCTTAAGCATGTATCATCCCCAGCTTGCTTACTGCATCGTGCAATTCTTGGAGAAGGATGCCGCTCTCACCGAAGAGGTTGTGCTCGGTCTACTACGCTACTGGCCCAAGGTCAACAGCACGAAAGAGGTCATGTTCTTGAACGAAGTGGAGGACATCTTCGAGGTTATGGACCCTGCCGAGTTTGCGAAAGTGCAGGAGCCCCTCTTTAACCAGCTCGCGAAGAGCGTTGCAAGCCCACACTTTCAG GTCGCTGAACGCGCTCTTTACTTCTGGAACAACGAATATTTCTGCAACCTTGTCAGCGACAATGTGGATGTCATCCTTCCCATTATGTTCGCGCCCTTGTACGAGAATTCCAAGGGCCACTGGAACCG TACAATACACGGCATGGTATACAACGCAATGAAGTTGTTCATGGAAGTCAATCCACAGCTTTTCGATGAATGCTCGCACGAATACACAGAGCAGCAGAACAACGCGGAGGCTGTGAAGGCTAGCCGACAGGCCAAATGGGATCGTTTGACGCAACTTGCAGAGTCCATGAAACAGAATGGACATGCCCCGGCGGTACGACCTCCCCAAGCGTATGGCAATCAGCAAAGTTCTACGCGCACCGAGGACGGAGATCCGATCTCAATGGAGCGCTTGCGCTTACAGGACGACAGGAGAGCTGAGAGGCATACCAACTCGGTACGTGGATGA